The following proteins come from a genomic window of Rhodohalobacter sp. 614A:
- a CDS encoding MlaE family ABC transporter permease, whose product MRVFKELGQYSSLLYQALRSSTEFGTYRKNLFQELVKVGYDSIPIIILVGVFTGSVMTLQSAYQLESAFIPLSTIGAIVSQSILIELAAVISGLVLAGKVGARVATELGTMRVSEQIDALESMGFNSVSFLVVPRVLAGILMFPVIYIVAGVCGLGGGLLAGYFSGQVPVADFLEGARMYFYPWDVAFGIVKSFVFGFIITSIACYKGYFATGGAEGVGNSTTQATVLGCIYILLADFLLAALLL is encoded by the coding sequence AGGCGCTTCGGTCGTCAACAGAATTTGGTACCTACCGGAAGAATCTCTTCCAGGAATTGGTGAAGGTCGGTTACGACTCTATTCCAATTATTATCTTGGTTGGCGTTTTTACCGGATCTGTAATGACACTTCAATCCGCCTACCAGCTTGAGTCGGCATTTATTCCCTTATCCACGATTGGAGCTATCGTTTCGCAATCTATTTTGATAGAGCTGGCCGCTGTAATTTCAGGACTTGTGCTTGCCGGTAAAGTAGGAGCAAGAGTTGCAACCGAGCTGGGTACCATGCGGGTTAGTGAACAGATCGACGCGCTTGAATCGATGGGTTTTAATTCCGTGTCTTTTTTGGTTGTGCCACGCGTATTGGCCGGCATCCTGATGTTTCCAGTCATATATATTGTAGCAGGCGTCTGCGGATTGGGAGGAGGACTTCTTGCAGGATATTTTTCCGGGCAGGTTCCGGTGGCCGATTTTCTTGAAGGAGCCCGAATGTATTTTTATCCCTGGGATGTGGCGTTCGGTATCGTGAAGTCGTTTGTTTTTGGTTTTATTATCACCTCCATTGCATGCTATAAAGGATATTTTGCAACCGGAGGAGCCGAGGGAGTGGGAAATAGCACTACCCAGGCTACCGTATTGGGATGTATTTATATTCTTTTGGCAGACTTTCTCTTAGCAGCTTTATTACTATGA
- a CDS encoding ABC transporter ATP-binding protein: MIEIKNLKKSFGDLLVWENVSFSIEDGETIAIIGRSGCGKSVLLKHINALLTPDEGEVIIDGKNIFELDYVDKRLLRQQFGVLFQGSALFDSINTFENVAFPLRYFTDQAEEEIEENVMRALKYVNLEGAASKETSELSGGMRKRVGLARAIILEPRYIMYDEPTSGLDPQTSNEINGLIIEMAEEFDITSIVISHDMHSVLEVADKVAFLDQQKLSWHGTIDEMKKSDQQDLVDFITASEYQIKGH; encoded by the coding sequence ATGATCGAAATTAAAAACCTGAAGAAAAGTTTCGGAGACCTGCTTGTCTGGGAAAACGTATCCTTTTCCATTGAGGATGGTGAGACGATAGCTATTATTGGACGCTCAGGTTGTGGGAAATCCGTACTTTTAAAACATATCAACGCACTTTTAACGCCTGATGAAGGTGAGGTTATCATCGACGGAAAAAATATCTTTGAACTCGATTATGTTGATAAGCGTTTATTGAGGCAACAATTCGGTGTACTTTTCCAGGGTTCAGCTCTGTTTGATTCCATCAATACATTTGAAAATGTAGCCTTCCCGCTTCGTTATTTCACCGATCAAGCGGAAGAGGAAATTGAGGAAAATGTGATGCGGGCCCTTAAATATGTGAATCTTGAAGGTGCAGCCAGTAAAGAAACTTCCGAACTTTCCGGAGGGATGAGAAAACGCGTGGGATTGGCAAGAGCCATTATCCTGGAACCCCGGTATATTATGTATGATGAGCCGACATCCGGCCTTGATCCCCAAACTTCAAACGAAATTAATGGATTGATTATTGAAATGGCTGAAGAGTTCGATATCACCTCCATTGTAATTTCGCACGACATGCACAGCGTTCTGGAAGTTGCGGACAAAGTTGCTTTTCTGGATCAACAAAAGCTAAGTTGGCACGGAACAATCGATGAGATGAAAAAAAGTGATCAACAGGATTTGGTTGATTTTATAACAGCCAGTGAATATCAAATTAAAGGACATTAA
- a CDS encoding MlaD family protein: MKMSNEVKVGITVFLAVVVAIIGFRFMRDIPIFGTSLKLTTTFEKADGISSGSLVYIKGVRVGSVSAVNLTPENNVHVGMSIDTDVNIPQGSTAILTSLGIVEGKSIVIELGTGSQYLESGDEIPGEYAQTIMETLGSQGEQLGGDVSNSINELNQFLRQLNKTVDDETSAKLNETLTNLLESSESVATLLQEKQDEIDLAIESGSRVISQLDTLTTNNRPKIDSLITSIEENVSELSKVREELETATASLNEILDKINQGDGTMGKLINDPSVYDNLDSLTIELNKLVKGINEDPGRYLKHMRIFEVF; the protein is encoded by the coding sequence ATGAAAATGAGTAATGAAGTAAAAGTGGGAATTACCGTTTTCCTGGCTGTAGTTGTGGCCATTATCGGGTTTCGGTTCATGAGAGATATTCCCATTTTTGGCACCTCCCTGAAGCTAACCACTACGTTTGAAAAAGCGGATGGAATCAGTTCGGGAAGTCTTGTTTATATAAAAGGTGTGCGGGTTGGATCTGTCAGTGCTGTAAATTTAACTCCGGAAAATAATGTACACGTAGGCATGAGTATCGATACCGACGTAAATATTCCCCAGGGTTCTACAGCTATACTCACATCGTTGGGAATTGTAGAAGGGAAATCAATCGTTATTGAGCTCGGTACCGGCTCCCAATATCTTGAAAGTGGCGATGAAATTCCCGGTGAGTATGCCCAGACGATCATGGAAACCCTGGGTTCTCAAGGTGAACAGTTGGGGGGTGATGTCTCGAATTCCATCAACGAATTAAACCAATTTCTGCGCCAGTTAAATAAAACGGTTGATGACGAGACCAGTGCGAAACTAAACGAAACGCTTACCAATTTACTGGAATCGTCAGAAAGTGTGGCAACTCTGTTGCAGGAAAAACAGGATGAGATTGATTTAGCCATAGAATCTGGAAGCCGTGTGATCAGCCAGTTGGATACACTCACTACAAACAATCGCCCAAAAATTGACAGCCTGATAACATCTATCGAAGAAAATGTAAGTGAACTCTCGAAGGTACGTGAAGAGCTTGAAACAGCCACTGCAAGCCTGAATGAAATCTTGGATAAAATTAATCAGGGTGACGGCACGATGGGTAAATTGATTAATGACCCCTCCGTTTATGACAATCTCGATTCTCTTACCATTGAACTAAACAAACTGGTGAAAGGCATTAACGAAGATCCCGGCCGTTATTTGAAACACATGAGAATTTTCGAAGTCTTTTAA
- a CDS encoding SurA N-terminal domain-containing protein, whose amino-acid sequence MGVMEKMRNSTTTILWVLIFSFGILWILADTQVFDALTVGPRSLGSVNGEPISLDEYNNRVNFYTEQYSQNTGNSMTPEMRSMYENQAWEDLVAAELIQQKMNELGITVTDSELLEMVTGENPAPFIRQRFQTEDGSIDRIALRAAIEAPENSEAWIMVEQQLRDSRRQEKLSNYISSGLKVNALEVKNEYIRENSYADIRYLRFPYADVSDDEITVTEEELRDYYEDYQDQFERSETYRFRYVSWDKTPTAQDTTNIIGEVENLRTAFANAENDSLFLDRYQSAVQFTGAYVAEDEIREEYQPVVDLEVGEVSEVVMINGNPYVFKKVDQRGNEIKFGVLSYPVIADPVGTVDRLAEQASEFEFYASSEGFEEEAERRELEIREGTATQETAFIPGIGQSQQTMQALENLSEESISEVIELNNQFIVVQMLQRTPEGARPFTEVRSQVETIVKNQKRMDIMLERVQQMYQSNSDLEALAAASEKEIQVAEDLRMAATRIPDAGREVKVIGKVFSMEPGSTSQPIQGENGVYVVEVTELTKADPASITEAERQQIQARLEQQKFITFNQIFLDQLKAEADIDDNRSQLIQ is encoded by the coding sequence ATGGGTGTAATGGAAAAAATGAGAAACAGTACAACGACCATTTTGTGGGTGCTGATTTTCTCATTTGGGATTTTATGGATTTTGGCCGATACGCAGGTTTTTGATGCATTGACCGTGGGCCCAAGATCTTTGGGTAGCGTGAATGGCGAACCCATTTCTTTGGATGAGTACAACAATCGAGTCAACTTCTATACGGAGCAGTATAGCCAGAATACCGGCAACTCCATGACTCCGGAAATGCGATCGATGTATGAGAATCAGGCGTGGGAAGACCTTGTTGCGGCTGAACTCATTCAGCAGAAAATGAATGAACTGGGAATTACGGTTACCGATAGTGAATTACTGGAAATGGTTACCGGCGAAAATCCGGCGCCATTTATCCGGCAGCGTTTCCAGACCGAAGATGGCAGTATTGACCGAATCGCTCTTCGTGCCGCTATAGAAGCTCCTGAAAACAGCGAAGCATGGATTATGGTTGAGCAGCAATTGCGTGACAGCCGACGACAGGAAAAGTTAAGCAACTATATTTCTTCAGGGCTGAAGGTAAATGCACTGGAAGTAAAAAATGAATACATCAGGGAAAACTCGTATGCAGATATTCGATACCTCCGTTTCCCTTATGCAGATGTGTCTGATGATGAAATAACGGTTACGGAAGAAGAACTTCGTGATTATTATGAGGATTATCAGGATCAGTTCGAACGTAGTGAAACGTATCGCTTCAGATATGTAAGCTGGGACAAGACTCCGACCGCACAGGACACGACGAATATCATCGGCGAAGTGGAAAATCTTCGTACGGCTTTTGCAAATGCGGAAAACGATTCACTCTTTTTAGACCGCTATCAGTCTGCTGTACAGTTTACCGGTGCCTATGTAGCTGAAGACGAAATTCGTGAAGAATACCAGCCGGTTGTTGATTTGGAAGTGGGTGAAGTTTCTGAGGTTGTAATGATTAACGGTAATCCATATGTCTTCAAAAAAGTAGATCAGCGCGGAAATGAAATTAAATTTGGCGTTCTTTCCTATCCTGTCATTGCTGATCCGGTTGGAACCGTTGACCGATTGGCCGAGCAAGCCAGTGAGTTTGAGTTTTATGCATCATCAGAAGGATTTGAAGAGGAAGCCGAACGCCGCGAATTGGAAATTCGGGAAGGAACCGCTACCCAGGAAACAGCTTTTATACCCGGAATTGGTCAGAGTCAGCAGACCATGCAGGCGCTTGAAAATTTAAGCGAAGAAAGTATTTCGGAAGTAATTGAGCTAAACAATCAGTTTATCGTGGTTCAAATGCTTCAGCGAACACCAGAAGGTGCCCGTCCGTTTACAGAAGTACGAAGCCAGGTTGAGACGATCGTCAAAAACCAAAAGAGGATGGATATTATGCTTGAGCGGGTTCAGCAGATGTATCAAAGCAATTCAGATTTGGAAGCATTGGCTGCAGCCTCAGAGAAAGAGATTCAGGTTGCTGAAGATCTTCGAATGGCTGCAACCCGAATTCCTGATGCCGGCCGTGAAGTGAAAGTCATTGGTAAAGTTTTCAGCATGGAACCAGGTTCTACTTCGCAACCCATCCAGGGCGAAAACGGTGTGTACGTTGTTGAAGTGACCGAGCTCACAAAAGCCGATCCCGCCAGCATTACGGAAGCTGAAAGGCAACAAATTCAAGCCAGGCTGGAGCAGCAGAAATTTATAACATTTAACCAGATATTTCTCGATCAGTTAAAAGCCGAAGCAGATATTGATGACAACAGAAGTCAGCTTATTCAATAA
- the ribD gene encoding bifunctional diaminohydroxyphosphoribosylaminopyrimidine deaminase/5-amino-6-(5-phosphoribosylamino)uracil reductase RibD: MTAKQDKIWMQRALSLAEKGRGYVSPNPMVGCVIVSEDGDVIGEGYHERYGQAHAEVNAVRSVKDSSQLKNATVYVTLEPCSHHGKTPPCADFLAAKPIKRVVVAMTDPSEKVNGKGLERIRKSGIEVDTGILQKEARQLNESWLHYLEFDRPFITLKIAQTADGYIAAPNGDSKWISSKESREQVHIWRSQNDAVMVGRNTALYDNPSLTVRLVEGRQPKRVVIDGPFSLPRNLNLFSDQFEEKTFIITHNKEKSQAEADPMLKMFQSNYFRGEIIHVEEVNGHSRLKEGMRKLAEKGITSLLVEGGQQLSSALLKLGIVDRLQLFIAPKLLGGGTKSVMGLDINRMEDIVPFKEFSWSQSGPDMLLTADL, translated from the coding sequence ATGACCGCCAAACAAGATAAAATATGGATGCAACGCGCACTCAGCCTCGCTGAAAAGGGCAGGGGATATGTTTCGCCAAATCCGATGGTTGGTTGTGTGATTGTTTCAGAAGATGGAGATGTAATTGGCGAAGGATATCATGAGCGATATGGCCAGGCACACGCAGAAGTGAATGCGGTAAGGAGTGTGAAGGATTCATCTCAACTGAAGAATGCTACGGTTTACGTTACGCTTGAACCCTGTTCTCATCACGGAAAAACACCGCCCTGTGCCGATTTTTTAGCTGCGAAACCGATTAAAAGAGTGGTGGTAGCAATGACTGATCCGTCGGAGAAAGTCAATGGAAAGGGACTGGAGCGAATACGAAAAAGCGGAATAGAGGTGGATACCGGAATTCTTCAAAAAGAAGCCCGCCAACTGAACGAAAGCTGGCTTCACTACCTGGAATTTGATCGTCCGTTCATTACACTCAAAATTGCCCAAACCGCTGATGGCTATATTGCAGCACCTAACGGCGACTCGAAATGGATCAGTTCAAAAGAATCCCGCGAACAGGTTCATATCTGGAGGAGCCAGAATGATGCGGTGATGGTTGGACGAAATACAGCGCTGTACGACAACCCATCATTAACTGTACGATTGGTGGAAGGACGACAGCCAAAGCGTGTGGTGATTGACGGTCCGTTCTCACTGCCAAGAAATCTGAATCTTTTTTCGGATCAGTTTGAGGAAAAAACGTTTATCATCACCCATAATAAAGAGAAATCTCAGGCTGAAGCCGACCCGATGCTGAAGATGTTTCAAAGCAACTATTTTCGGGGTGAAATTATTCATGTGGAAGAAGTAAATGGTCATTCCCGATTGAAAGAGGGGATGAGAAAGCTGGCTGAGAAAGGAATCACATCGTTGCTTGTTGAAGGCGGACAACAACTCTCTTCGGCTCTTTTGAAGTTGGGAATTGTAGATCGTTTGCAGCTTTTTATCGCACCAAAATTATTGGGTGGCGGTACGAAATCAGTTATGGGTTTGGATATCAACAGGATGGAAGATATCGTACCTTTCAAAGAGTTCAGCTGGTCACAATCCGGACCGGATATGTTATTAACTGCAGATCTTTAA
- a CDS encoding riboflavin synthase — protein sequence MFTGIIEKVGTIQKVSQMDGGKELTIQAPFANEVHVDESIAVNGVCLTVVSFDEESFHVQAVDETLRKTNLGLLQEGDPVNLERSLTLDKAVEGHMVQGHVDTTGTIKKIQKEGVDLLITVQFPEEFTDYIVGRGSISIDGISLTIARENGNECTVAIIPYTWEHTNLHSKQEGDPVNLEFDIFGKYIVKYLQKHQGK from the coding sequence ATGTTTACAGGAATTATTGAAAAAGTCGGTACCATTCAAAAAGTATCTCAAATGGATGGGGGAAAAGAGCTTACGATTCAGGCTCCTTTTGCGAATGAGGTTCATGTAGATGAAAGTATTGCCGTAAATGGAGTCTGTCTAACCGTGGTTTCTTTTGATGAAGAATCTTTCCACGTTCAAGCTGTAGACGAGACGTTGCGAAAGACCAATCTTGGTTTGTTACAAGAAGGTGATCCTGTAAATCTTGAGCGATCCCTGACTCTCGACAAAGCCGTGGAAGGACACATGGTTCAGGGACACGTGGACACAACCGGCACCATCAAAAAAATCCAGAAAGAAGGAGTGGATCTACTGATTACTGTTCAGTTTCCGGAAGAGTTCACCGATTACATTGTTGGACGCGGCAGTATTTCTATCGATGGAATAAGTCTCACGATAGCCCGTGAAAATGGGAATGAATGCACCGTTGCCATTATCCCCTACACGTGGGAACACACGAACCTTCATTCTAAGCAAGAAGGAGATCCCGTAAACCTGGAATTCGATATTTTTGGCAAATACATTGTGAAGTATCTGCAAAAACATCAGGGAAAATAA
- the mce gene encoding methylmalonyl-CoA epimerase — translation MHIDHIGIAVKDLETAIETYEKLLNTPCYKKEVVESQKVETAFLQTGQSKVELLGATDPDSVITKYIEKKGEGLHHVAFEVEDIHAEIERLKSEGFTLLSDAPKPGADKKQIVFLHPKSSNGVLVELCQTVK, via the coding sequence ATGCATATTGATCACATTGGTATTGCCGTAAAAGACCTTGAAACGGCAATTGAAACATATGAGAAACTCCTGAATACTCCCTGCTACAAAAAAGAAGTTGTTGAGAGTCAAAAAGTTGAGACAGCATTCCTGCAAACAGGTCAATCAAAAGTAGAACTTTTAGGCGCAACTGACCCTGATTCCGTTATCACAAAATACATTGAAAAAAAGGGAGAAGGATTGCACCACGTAGCGTTCGAAGTTGAAGATATTCACGCCGAAATTGAGCGTCTAAAATCGGAAGGATTTACACTTTTAAGTGATGCCCCAAAACCCGGTGCAGATAAAAAACAGATTGTCTTTCTGCATCCGAAAAGCAGTAATGGCGTGTTGGTGGAGTTGTGCCAAACGGTGAAGTAA
- a CDS encoding carbon-nitrogen hydrolase family protein, giving the protein MKIAAIQLNSQPDLEHNMEAVYKSVKKVAKKGANLVALPENFAFMGNEKKRLEQADKISKTVEESLSEWAKEFEIYLLGGGYPVPAENGKVFNRAKMINPKGEDIAIYNKIHLFDVELSEKETYRESDMVQSGKDIVITNLPEFEMKIGLSICYDVRFPELYRQMTKEGAHILFVPAAFTKPTGKAHWEILLRARAIENSAFVVAPAQTGSHGKKRKTHGHAMIIDPWGKILSNAGVKPGMAMAELDMETLKDVRRKLPSLEHRVL; this is encoded by the coding sequence ATGAAAATTGCAGCCATACAACTCAATAGTCAGCCAGATCTTGAACACAACATGGAAGCTGTCTACAAATCTGTGAAAAAGGTGGCCAAAAAGGGAGCTAACCTGGTGGCTCTTCCTGAGAATTTTGCATTTATGGGAAATGAGAAAAAACGACTTGAGCAAGCTGATAAAATTTCCAAAACGGTTGAAGAATCACTGTCTGAATGGGCAAAAGAATTTGAGATTTATCTTCTTGGCGGTGGATATCCGGTTCCGGCTGAAAATGGTAAAGTGTTCAACCGGGCAAAGATGATCAATCCAAAAGGAGAAGACATCGCCATTTATAATAAAATTCATCTGTTTGATGTAGAGCTTTCCGAAAAAGAGACCTACAGAGAATCGGATATGGTTCAGTCAGGTAAAGATATTGTGATAACGAATCTTCCCGAATTTGAAATGAAAATCGGATTATCGATCTGCTATGACGTTCGTTTTCCAGAACTCTATCGGCAGATGACAAAAGAAGGCGCTCACATTCTTTTTGTGCCGGCGGCTTTCACTAAACCTACCGGAAAGGCTCATTGGGAGATTCTTTTGAGAGCACGTGCCATTGAAAACAGCGCATTCGTGGTAGCTCCGGCTCAAACCGGCAGCCATGGGAAAAAGCGGAAAACTCATGGACACGCCATGATCATCGATCCGTGGGGAAAGATTCTCTCAAATGCGGGAGTAAAGCCGGGAATGGCAATGGCAGAACTGGATATGGAAACGCTGAAAGATGTCAGGCGAAAGCTGCCGTCTTTAGAGCATCGGGTTCTTTGA
- a CDS encoding ketopantoate reductase family protein, with protein MKNPAIYIIGSGAIGKALAVFLKLENRDAILVRGSVDHQPEEENTITVYGQDDQVSRQTVKTTTFSHLSDINGIVLITAKAFGNTAIAEKLRHKEGDFSIVLLQNGLNIERPFDDFEKVYRCVLFSTSQVTGTHEVSFKTVTESPVGNLEGDNAGTEEIIQQIHTSYFGFRSEPNIETIVWNKAIINCAFNSICPLLEIDNGIFQRNTEAFEMAQTIIGECVAVAEKYDIKLDQKEIEQTLLLISQRADGQLISTYEDIRNKRRTEIESLNLEVARMADEINMPELVPTTRTLGEMIRIKSNLKMARN; from the coding sequence ATGAAAAATCCTGCAATTTATATCATTGGATCGGGAGCGATTGGAAAAGCACTGGCTGTTTTTCTGAAACTGGAAAACAGAGATGCCATTCTTGTCAGAGGCAGCGTAGATCATCAACCTGAAGAAGAAAATACCATCACCGTTTACGGACAAGATGATCAGGTTTCCCGGCAAACCGTCAAAACCACTACATTCAGCCATTTGTCTGACATAAATGGGATCGTACTCATTACCGCCAAAGCATTTGGAAATACCGCGATCGCCGAAAAATTACGGCACAAAGAAGGCGATTTCTCCATTGTTCTTCTGCAAAACGGACTCAATATTGAACGGCCTTTCGATGATTTCGAGAAAGTATACCGTTGCGTGTTGTTTTCCACCAGCCAGGTTACCGGTACTCATGAGGTGTCGTTTAAAACGGTTACGGAATCTCCTGTAGGAAATCTTGAGGGAGACAATGCCGGCACGGAGGAAATCATTCAACAAATACATACCTCCTATTTCGGTTTTCGAAGCGAACCCAATATTGAGACTATTGTTTGGAATAAGGCGATCATCAATTGTGCGTTTAATTCCATTTGTCCGCTGCTGGAAATCGACAATGGCATTTTTCAGCGAAATACCGAGGCTTTTGAAATGGCTCAAACCATTATAGGAGAATGTGTGGCCGTCGCTGAAAAGTATGATATTAAACTGGATCAAAAAGAGATTGAACAGACATTACTTCTGATCAGCCAGCGCGCAGACGGACAACTTATCTCCACCTACGAGGATATCCGTAATAAACGAAGAACTGAAATTGAGAGCCTGAACCTTGAAGTTGCCCGGATGGCTGATGAAATCAACATGCCGGAATTGGTTCCTACAACTCGAACACTGGGTGAGATGATCCGAATAAAATCGAACTTAAAAATGGCTCGGAATTAA
- a CDS encoding serine hydrolase domain-containing protein: MKKIYCVIFLIGFTALPISNLVAQNYSDSLDADLAHLSEQYNIPGMYVVITDKNKILYQKGFGYSNLETHRPFTAETIVNIGSVSKTFIAVALMKAVELNYFTLETGINDILPFKVINPFFPEEIIKVKDLATHTSGIIDNESIYPRSYKFIKTDSTDKRAITILDELGYTGGLQYSTLSAFLQSYLSKEGFLYNNHNFSESKPEEQYHYSNIGSALAAYLIEIKSGLSFSDFTQQHILKPLEMDHSSWFLEEIPMDNHAIPYLNKDVAFPFYSLTTYPDGGLRTSASDLSKYVFEMIRGFNGQSSLLSQASFEKMLSPAFSDENVPDNFNLADRNKGVFWNLYPNGYMGHDGDDPGVSTNLLFNQTRGIIFMANIYLDDRSKFLETLEKYATKLN, from the coding sequence ATGAAAAAAATATACTGTGTAATATTTCTTATTGGATTTACTGCACTCCCGATATCCAATCTTGTTGCACAGAATTATAGCGATAGCCTGGATGCTGACCTAGCTCATTTATCTGAACAATACAACATCCCGGGGATGTATGTAGTAATCACGGATAAAAATAAGATTCTGTACCAAAAGGGATTTGGATATTCAAATCTTGAAACCCATCGGCCATTTACAGCAGAAACAATTGTAAATATCGGTTCTGTCAGTAAAACATTTATTGCAGTCGCACTAATGAAAGCCGTTGAGCTCAATTATTTTACCCTGGAGACAGGCATTAATGATATTTTGCCCTTTAAAGTCATAAACCCCTTTTTCCCTGAGGAGATAATAAAGGTAAAAGATTTAGCTACGCATACTTCGGGTATTATTGATAATGAAAGCATTTATCCACGATCCTATAAATTCATTAAAACTGATTCTACTGACAAAAGAGCAATTACGATCCTGGATGAATTGGGATACACGGGGGGATTACAGTATTCCACACTTTCTGCTTTTTTACAAAGCTATTTAAGCAAAGAAGGTTTTCTATATAACAACCATAATTTCTCGGAGAGTAAACCTGAAGAACAATATCATTATAGCAATATTGGTTCTGCCTTGGCAGCATACTTAATTGAAATAAAATCTGGCTTATCCTTTTCAGATTTTACCCAACAACACATTCTAAAGCCGCTTGAAATGGATCATTCTTCATGGTTTTTAGAAGAAATTCCAATGGATAATCACGCAATTCCATATCTAAATAAGGACGTAGCATTTCCATTTTACTCCCTTACAACCTATCCGGATGGAGGATTAAGAACCTCTGCCTCAGATTTAAGTAAATATGTTTTTGAAATGATACGTGGATTTAATGGACAGTCTTCTTTGCTAAGCCAAGCATCTTTTGAGAAAATGCTCAGTCCTGCATTTTCCGATGAAAATGTGCCAGATAATTTCAATTTAGCCGATCGAAATAAGGGAGTATTCTGGAATCTCTATCCTAATGGATATATGGGCCATGATGGAGATGATCCTGGTGTAAGTACCAACCTGCTTTTTAATCAAACAAGAGGGATCATTTTTATGGCCAACATCTATCTTGATGACAGAAGCAAATTCTTGGAAACACTGGAAAAATACGCCACTAAACTGAACTGA
- a CDS encoding Gfo/Idh/MocA family oxidoreductase: MSHKINILVVGCGNMGASHARAYHKLDDFNIVGLVSRGDSKQRLSDELGGLPLFDNFDDALASTSPDAVCISTYPKTHAEYTIKSLEAGAHVFVEKPISETVEDAEAIVAAAEKANKKVVVGYILRHHPGWKKFIDLAQGLGKPLVMRMNLNQQSTGSEWNVHKNIMEAMSPIVDCGVHYVDVMCQMTKAKPISVHAIGARLSDEIAEDQYNYGQLQVRFDDGSIGWYESGWGPMMSEQAYFVKDIIGPKGSVSISKNTFDLPRGSSAEVESHVSVQKFRLHHSEKDENGKLTKEDDIIDAPDEASHDELCQFEQEHFLKAIQEDVDLSDHLREVVHTLQIVLASDESVKTGKAVELG; the protein is encoded by the coding sequence ATGTCTCATAAAATTAACATACTCGTCGTAGGATGCGGAAACATGGGAGCTTCACATGCCCGCGCATATCATAAGCTGGATGATTTTAACATTGTAGGATTGGTTAGTCGCGGCGATAGCAAACAGAGACTTTCCGATGAACTCGGTGGTCTCCCCTTGTTTGATAATTTTGATGACGCCCTTGCCTCCACCTCTCCGGATGCGGTTTGTATCAGTACCTACCCGAAGACGCACGCTGAATACACGATCAAATCGTTGGAAGCCGGAGCGCATGTTTTTGTCGAAAAACCGATTTCCGAAACAGTTGAAGATGCCGAAGCGATTGTTGCCGCCGCTGAGAAAGCGAACAAGAAAGTGGTGGTTGGATATATTCTCAGGCATCACCCCGGATGGAAAAAATTCATAGATCTGGCCCAAGGACTCGGCAAGCCTCTCGTGATGCGGATGAACCTGAATCAACAGAGTACGGGCAGCGAGTGGAATGTGCATAAAAATATCATGGAGGCAATGTCGCCCATCGTGGATTGCGGCGTTCATTATGTGGATGTGATGTGCCAGATGACCAAAGCCAAGCCGATCAGCGTGCATGCCATTGGAGCACGATTAAGTGACGAAATTGCTGAAGACCAATACAATTATGGTCAGTTGCAGGTTCGGTTTGATGACGGATCTATCGGTTGGTACGAATCCGGCTGGGGACCGATGATGAGCGAGCAAGCCTATTTCGTGAAGGATATTATCGGCCCCAAAGGAAGCGTGAGCATCAGCAAAAATACGTTTGATCTGCCGCGCGGCTCTTCTGCAGAGGTTGAATCTCATGTGTCGGTCCAAAAATTCAGACTCCATCATTCAGAAAAAGATGAAAACGGAAAACTCACCAAAGAAGATGACATCATCGACGCGCCGGACGAAGCCAGTCACGATGAACTCTGCCAGTTTGAACAGGAGCATTTCCTGAAAGCGATCCAAGAAGATGTAGATCTCTCCGACCATTTGAGAGAGGTTGTTCATACGCTTCAGATTGTATTGGCAAGTGATGAGTCTGTGAAGACCGGGAAGGCTGTGGAGTTGGGGTAA